A stretch of Lysinibacillus agricola DNA encodes these proteins:
- the rnmV gene encoding ribonuclease M5, producing MEIKEIIIVEGKDDTTAIKRAVQADTLETNGSAISEETLKRIQHAQDKRGVIVFTDPDYPGRRIRAIIEEHVKGVKHAFLPKAKTIAKNGKGLGIEHAADEDIREALRHVYTPRNVEPITDDITLDDLMMARLIGHPQSKIRRDHLGEILNIGATNGKQLHKRLKMFQITEKQFGAAVAQLDQEENDA from the coding sequence TTGGAAATAAAAGAAATCATTATAGTTGAAGGAAAAGATGATACAACAGCTATTAAGAGAGCTGTACAAGCAGATACATTAGAAACAAATGGATCGGCTATTTCAGAGGAGACATTGAAGCGAATTCAACATGCACAGGATAAAAGAGGTGTTATTGTTTTTACTGATCCAGATTATCCAGGACGTCGGATTCGTGCCATTATCGAGGAGCATGTAAAAGGTGTGAAGCACGCTTTTTTACCAAAGGCTAAAACAATTGCGAAAAACGGTAAAGGACTAGGCATTGAGCATGCAGCAGATGAGGATATACGAGAAGCGTTACGACATGTCTATACCCCAAGAAATGTTGAACCAATCACTGATGACATTACTCTCGATGATTTAATGATGGCACGTTTAATTGGTCATCCACAGTCGAAAATTCGACGTGATCACCTTGGAGAGATTTTGAATATTGGTGCAACAAACGGTAAACAACTTCATAAAAGATTGAAAATGTTTCAAATCACAGAAAAGCAATTTGGTGCGGCAGTCGCACAGTTAGATCAGGAGGAAAACGATGCATAA
- a CDS encoding G5 and 3D domain-containing protein, producing the protein MSNNSMKNLFLGSLRSKQTVIRIISLVLFVSVISFVLYQGTKKTVTLDANGEAIEVTTHAKTVEQLLQDENIDVAEHDKISPSLNTKIANGLAISWEQAKEVSISVDGNQSKVWTTETLVKDILKEANIEVSEHDSLGQGLDTEIGADDKIDIQKAFQVSLVDGVNERQVWSTSTTVANFLKQQGIQLNEFDRVENNLKDVITPESKIAVVRVEKVIDVVEDSLDFAVEKKQDASLQKGKQKVVTAGQQGLMTKTYEIVKENGQVVAKNLQSKNVVKEPQAQVVAVGTKAVVATVASASTPSTVSRGSTEPTSGKEFYVTATAYTPYCNGCSGTSATGINLRSGSGLKVIAVDPSVIKLGSKVWVEGYGTAIAGDTGGAIKGNKIDILVQTEAQASNWGVKKVRIKVLN; encoded by the coding sequence ATGTCAAATAATTCCATGAAAAACTTGTTCTTAGGATCATTGAGGAGTAAGCAAACAGTGATAAGAATCATTTCACTTGTCCTGTTTGTATCTGTAATTTCATTCGTACTTTATCAAGGTACTAAAAAAACCGTAACGCTTGATGCGAACGGAGAAGCAATCGAAGTAACAACACATGCCAAAACTGTAGAACAATTATTACAAGATGAAAATATAGACGTAGCAGAGCATGACAAAATATCACCCTCTCTGAACACCAAAATTGCTAATGGATTAGCAATTTCATGGGAACAGGCAAAAGAAGTATCTATTTCAGTTGATGGAAATCAGTCAAAAGTTTGGACAACTGAAACACTAGTGAAAGACATTTTGAAAGAAGCGAATATCGAAGTATCAGAGCATGACTCTTTAGGTCAAGGTCTAGATACAGAAATAGGAGCAGACGACAAAATCGATATTCAAAAAGCGTTTCAAGTATCGCTTGTCGATGGCGTAAATGAAAGACAAGTATGGTCCACTTCGACTACGGTCGCTAACTTTTTAAAACAACAAGGAATTCAACTTAATGAATTTGATCGTGTCGAGAATAACCTGAAGGACGTAATCACTCCGGAGAGTAAGATCGCAGTAGTTCGCGTAGAAAAGGTTATCGATGTAGTGGAAGACTCTTTAGATTTCGCAGTTGAGAAGAAGCAGGATGCTTCATTGCAAAAGGGAAAACAAAAAGTTGTAACAGCAGGCCAACAAGGTTTAATGACTAAAACGTATGAAATTGTTAAAGAGAACGGCCAAGTTGTAGCTAAAAATCTACAATCTAAAAATGTTGTAAAAGAACCGCAGGCGCAGGTGGTTGCAGTAGGTACTAAAGCTGTAGTCGCAACTGTAGCTAGTGCATCGACTCCATCGACTGTATCACGTGGTTCAACAGAGCCAACTAGCGGTAAAGAATTTTATGTAACGGCAACAGCCTATACACCTTATTGTAATGGCTGCTCGGGTACATCTGCCACTGGTATTAATTTGCGCTCAGGCTCTGGATTAAAAGTAATCGCAGTAGACCCATCTGTTATTAAACTTGGCTCAAAAGTTTGGGTTGAAGGCTATGGAACAGCTATAGCAGGGGATACTGGTGGTGCAATTAAGGGTAATAAGATCGACATACTTGTACAAACTGAAGCTCAAGCTAGTAATTGGGGAGTTAAGAAAGTGCGTATAAAAGTATTAAATTAA